From the Methanobrevibacter sp. V74 genome, one window contains:
- a CDS encoding BsuBI/PstI family type II restriction endonuclease → MDNLDSAKEILKAIEMPERQQNDISAYTLLALSHVREHDNWSHATNDWIRIHDIIRFIDVNYDVQYAENSRETFRKQVIHQFRDAAIIEDNGKATNSPLYRYRLTEEFLKLIQTYDSTKWDDSLNEFLSKHESLIDLYSSKRELLKKPVLINGKKFSFSPGSHNELQKQIIEEFGSRFAQGSECLYVGDTAKKDLLINNEKLEELGFSISTHDKMPDVILYCEDKNWIYFIEAVTSTGPMNPKRIGEINQLTENVDAGKIFITSFLNFRTFKRFAADLAWDSEVWIAENPDHLIHFNGDRFLGPR, encoded by the coding sequence TTATACTTTATTAGCATTATCCCATGTTCGTGAACATGACAATTGGAGTCACGCTACCAATGACTGGATAAGGATACATGATATAATAAGATTTATTGATGTTAATTATGATGTTCAATATGCTGAAAATTCACGCGAAACTTTTAGAAAACAAGTTATTCATCAATTTAGAGATGCAGCAATTATTGAAGATAATGGAAAAGCCACTAACTCTCCACTGTACAGATATAGATTAACTGAGGAATTTTTAAAGTTAATACAAACTTATGATTCAACTAAATGGGATGATTCCTTAAATGAATTTTTATCAAAACACGAATCTTTAATAGATTTATATTCTTCTAAAAGAGAATTATTAAAAAAACCAGTGTTGATTAATGGAAAAAAATTTAGTTTTTCTCCCGGCTCTCATAATGAATTACAAAAACAAATCATCGAAGAATTTGGTTCTCGTTTTGCACAAGGAAGTGAATGTTTATATGTAGGAGATACAGCTAAAAAAGATTTATTAATTAATAATGAAAAATTAGAAGAATTAGGATTTTCAATTTCAACCCATGACAAAATGCCCGATGTTATTTTATATTGTGAAGATAAAAATTGGATTTATTTTATTGAAGCAGTTACTTCAACAGGACCAATGAATCCTAAAAGAATAGGTGAAATTAACCAGTTAACAGAAAATGTTGATGCAGGTAAGATTTTTATTACCTCATTTTTAAATTTTAGAACTTTTAAGAGATTTGCTGCAGATTTAGCGTGGGATAGTGAAGTTTGGATTGCTGAAAATCCTGATCATTTAATCCATTTTAATGGTGATAGATTTTTAGGCCCAAGGTAA